A genomic window from Caldicellulosiruptor kronotskyensis 2002 includes:
- a CDS encoding DUF4363 family protein, which translates to MKVWATVTGFLILIIVLVMISMHIILGATEKIENDLSDLYENVVKNNYNLAKSNYFDIVKKWSEYKKSWAMLIEHQEIDKIDEELTKIKEYLFEQNRVLLVSEIGLLKFYIRHVREMTLLRIENIF; encoded by the coding sequence GTGAAGGTATGGGCGACAGTTACAGGTTTTCTCATTTTAATAATTGTACTTGTAATGATTTCCATGCATATAATATTAGGTGCTACTGAGAAGATTGAAAATGATCTGTCTGACTTATATGAAAATGTTGTTAAAAACAACTACAATCTTGCAAAGTCAAACTACTTTGATATTGTGAAGAAATGGAGTGAATATAAAAAAAGCTGGGCTATGCTTATTGAGCATCAAGAAATAGACAAGATAGATGAAGAGCTCACAAAAATAAAGGAATATCTTTTTGAGCAAAACCGTGTTCTTTTAGTAAGTGAAATTGGTCTACTTAAATTTTATATTCGTCATGTTAGGGAAATGACTTTACTCAGGATTGAAAATATTTTTTAA
- a CDS encoding phenylacetate--CoA ligase family protein — protein MESVEMRENVSELFLSQLENVFKNSPFYQKKFKETGVKLSEIQDLDDIKKLPFTTKEELRDAYPLGLMAVDEKKVVRIHSSSGTTGMPVIIPYTQKDVDDWKEMMKRSYQLAGVTELDRVQITPGYGLWTAGIGFQLGAEFLGAMTIPMGPGNTEKQLQMMVDLKSTVIIATSSYGLLLAEEVVKRGLKDKIHLRIGIFGSERWGEKQRKTIEAYLGIESFDIYGLTEIYGPGIAIDCKKHTGLHYFDDFLYFEIIDPQTGENVPDGEFGELVITTLRKEGAPLIRYRTRDITRKIPGECSCGSKYPRIDRIVGRTDDMIKVKGVNIFPAQIDTFLNDVDGVGSEYQVIIERIDYRDKLTLKVEVKDEYFTSEMKELISHEFKNKIGVSPEVILCRVGELPRSEKKTKRIFDLRG, from the coding sequence ATGGAAAGTGTTGAGATGAGAGAAAATGTAAGTGAACTTTTTTTGAGCCAGCTCGAAAATGTCTTTAAAAACAGTCCTTTTTATCAAAAAAAATTCAAAGAAACAGGGGTAAAACTTAGTGAGATACAGGACTTAGATGATATCAAAAAACTTCCATTTACAACAAAAGAAGAGTTAAGAGATGCTTATCCCTTAGGGCTTATGGCTGTTGATGAGAAAAAGGTTGTGAGGATTCACTCTTCGTCAGGAACAACTGGAATGCCAGTAATTATTCCTTACACTCAAAAAGATGTTGATGACTGGAAAGAAATGATGAAAAGGAGTTATCAGTTAGCAGGTGTAACAGAGCTGGATAGAGTCCAGATAACTCCTGGATATGGCCTTTGGACAGCAGGTATTGGATTTCAGCTTGGTGCTGAGTTTTTGGGTGCGATGACAATTCCTATGGGGCCCGGAAATACAGAAAAACAGCTTCAGATGATGGTGGATTTAAAGTCAACAGTCATTATTGCGACTTCATCTTACGGGCTTTTGCTTGCTGAAGAGGTAGTTAAAAGAGGGTTAAAAGACAAGATACATTTAAGAATTGGGATATTTGGTTCAGAAAGATGGGGAGAAAAACAGCGAAAAACTATTGAGGCGTATCTGGGCATAGAAAGTTTTGATATTTATGGGTTAACAGAGATTTATGGACCGGGAATTGCAATAGATTGCAAAAAACATACAGGCCTTCATTATTTTGATGATTTTCTGTATTTTGAAATAATTGACCCTCAAACAGGAGAGAATGTGCCTGATGGAGAGTTTGGTGAACTTGTTATTACCACTTTGAGAAAAGAAGGTGCTCCTCTTATAAGATACAGAACAAGAGACATCACACGAAAAATTCCAGGTGAGTGCAGTTGTGGTTCTAAGTATCCACGTATTGATAGGATTGTTGGTAGAACTGACGACATGATAAAGGTCAAAGGTGTTAATATCTTTCCTGCTCAGATAGACACATTTTTGAATGATGTAGATGGTGTTGGAAGTGAATATCAAGTGATTATAGAGAGGATTGATTACAGGGATAAACTTACATTAAAGGTTGAGGTTAAAGATGAATATTTTACTTCTGAGATGAAAGAGTTAATCTCTCATGAGTTTAAAAATAAGATAGGAGTATCGCCTGAGGTCATTTTGTGCAGGGTAGGTGAACTTCCTCGAAGCGAAAAAAAGACAAAACGCATATTTGATTTGAGAGGCTGA
- a CDS encoding YetF domain-containing protein translates to MVITIFIRTLILYILVVLVMRLMGKRQMGELQPFELVITIMISELAAVPMQNTGVPLINGIIPILTLLFLQTLITFGSLKSDFIKRLVCGSPTILIAKGRILEDALRKTQYSLNDLMEQLRIKGFFNIHDIEYAILETDGDISVIPKSQKRYVTPADLGIPTKYEGIPVSVIVDGKIKEESLKYANLTLEQVLAEIKKRGIDNVQDVFFACIDPEGNWFVQKKEGKNK, encoded by the coding sequence ATGGTTATAACCATTTTTATTAGAACGTTAATCTTGTATATATTGGTTGTGTTGGTTATGAGACTTATGGGGAAAAGACAGATGGGCGAACTTCAGCCGTTTGAACTTGTCATAACAATAATGATTTCTGAGCTTGCGGCTGTCCCAATGCAAAACACAGGGGTACCTCTCATAAACGGTATCATTCCTATTTTGACTCTTTTATTTCTACAAACATTAATCACATTTGGAAGCTTGAAATCTGATTTTATAAAAAGACTTGTGTGTGGAAGTCCCACAATCTTGATAGCAAAAGGTAGAATTTTAGAAGATGCACTGAGGAAAACGCAGTATAGCTTGAATGACCTTATGGAACAGCTGAGAATAAAAGGATTTTTCAATATTCATGATATAGAATACGCTATACTGGAGACTGATGGAGATATCTCTGTGATTCCGAAGTCTCAAAAGAGATATGTCACGCCTGCCGATTTAGGGATACCAACAAAGTATGAAGGAATTCCAGTAAGTGTAATTGTTGATGGCAAGATAAAAGAAGAGTCTTTAAAGTATGCTAATTTAACATTGGAGCAAGTGCTCGCAGAGATTAAAAAAAGAGGAATAGATAACGTACAGGATGTTTTTTTTGCCTGCATTGATCCTGAGGGCAACTGGTTTGTTCAAAAAAAGGAGGGAAAAAACAAGTGA